From a single Brassica napus cultivar Da-Ae chromosome C9, Da-Ae, whole genome shotgun sequence genomic region:
- the LOC106407591 gene encoding uncharacterized protein LOC106407591 isoform X2: protein MTLRPSFRSRGNPSKAASASRGSDRNQGGSFLISMKEVLDDGGSKPVVETTPTEVVAQDAAPLPEVQVPEADYQAPKGTSEVEPSRHKRPRTDQGGAPTRSSSSSSRGGTVGWSFTHSKPGSILDDSWGLAAIMRHLKSVGCPLPALKDLTNRDEYLDIAHCMGQLAGAVNRAQLRFENALCAAPNAGELAEVTEMVKAAKADLDQARVRISELEAEVTRLGSKADAQQGEIESQKLDIQVKSRRINDLEAARKIAEHQVRELIASSQDSQKNKEAEVKLAVREGKKEVAEAYGKILVCVKEKFARKKDEVNALVYAQELQANADLLKDMLNNKIQSVEEEYNQLVALLPEATTAYEKAQVSDFSVSKLPLPQISESSVEAAIGGDGNVVDEGVPAGAGDPIQEEKED from the exons ATGACTCTGCGACCATCATTCCGTTCTAGGGGTAACCCCTCTAAAGCTGCCAGTGCTTCTCGTGGAAGCGACAGGAACCAAGGAGGATCGTTCCTTATCTCAATGAAGGAAGTTTTGGACGACGGAGGATCCAAACCTGTTGTCGAGACTACTCCAACTGAGGTTGTAGCTCAGGATGCTGCTCCTCTCCCTGAGGTCCAGGTGCCGGAGGCTGACTACCAGGCTCCGAAGGGTACCTCTGAGGTCGAGCCGTCGAGACACAAGAGGCCCAGGACCGATCAGGGCGGAGCTCCCACccgttcttcttcctcgtcctctagaGGAGGGACTGTTGGGTGGAGCTTTACCCATTCGAAGCCTGGGTCGATCCTGGACGACTCTTGGGGCCTAGCTGCGATAATGAGGCACCTGAAGAGCGTGGGATGTCCCCTTCCAGCGCTCAAGGACCTGACTAACCGAGATGAGTATCTCGATATTGCCCACTGTATGGGTCAG TTGGCTGGGGCTGTTAACAGGGCCCAGCTCAGGTTTGAGAATGCTCTGTGTGCTGCCCCCAATGCTGGTGAACTTGCTGAGGTTACCGAGATGGTTAAGGCAGCCAAAGCCGATCTTGACCAAGCCCGGGTTCGAATTTCTGAACTCGAAGCCGAAGTGACGAGGCTAGGCTCGAAGGCCGATGCTCAGCAAGGAGAGATCGAGAGTCAAAAGCTCGATATCCAGGTGAAGAGCAGGAGGATCAATGATTTGGAGGCTGCTCGAAAGATAGCTGAGCATCAAGTACGTGAGCTCATTGCCTCATCCCAGGATAGCCAGAAGAACAAGGAAGCTGAAGTCAAGCTGGCTGTCAGGGAAGGGAAGAAAGAAGTCGCCGAAGCTTACGGCAAGATCCTGGTCTGTGTTAAGGAGAAGTTTGCTAGGAAGAAAGATGAGGTCAACGCCTTGGTGTACGCTCAGGAGCTCCAAGCTAATGCCGACCTCTTGAAGGATATGCTGAACAACAAGATCCAAAGCGTTGAAGAGGAGTACAACCAATTGGTGGCCTTATTACCAGAAGCGACAACTGCGTATGAGAAGGCTCAAGTCTCTGACTTCTCGGTCAGCAAGCTTCCTCTTCCCCAGATCTCGGAGAGTTCAG TCGAGGCAGCAATAGGAGGTGATGGCAATGTGGTCGATGAGGGAGTTCCTGCCGGTGCTGGTGATCCGATTcaggaagagaaggaagattga
- the LOC106408907 gene encoding uncharacterized protein LOC106408907 — protein sequence MQRNIRGPPKNLTEKVSIDDSNPEKQVSIGSELPLETKKELVEFLKQNIKTFAWTTSDMKGIDANVTTHKLNVDPTFKPIKQKRRKLGLEKAQAVNDEVDRLTKAGSIREVQYPDWLANPVVVKKKNGKWRICVDFTDLNKACPKDSFPLPHIDRLVEATAGHQLLSFMDAFSGYNQIMMDPEDQEKTAFITERGTYCYKVMPFGLKNAGATYQRLVNKMFAGQLGKTMEVYIDDMLVKSSKGEDHISHLRECFEILNKYDMKLNPAKCTFGVPSGEFLGYLVTERGIEANPKQIATFLEMPSPKTTREVQRLTGRIAALNRFISRSTDKCLPFYKLLKNNKKFLWDEKCEEAFKQLKAYLSEPPILSKPVVGEPLYLYLAVSAAAVSGVLVREEQNEQRPVYYTSKSLIDAETRYPTMEKLALAVVTAARKLRPYFQSHSIIVMTSQPLRTILHSPSQSGRLAKWAIELSEYDIEYRPRAAAKAQVLADFVIELASEHLDQETEVPKWSLYVDGASSRQGSGVGLRLTSSAGETIEQSYRLGFNASNNEAEYEALIAGLKLALSLGIRELNAYSDSQLVASQFHGEYETRDERMGAYLEVVLNLTKQFDKFELTRIPRGENSSADALAALASTSDPLVKRIIPVEGIEKPSIDIATKAEMDSKPKEKIEDNSLPTVATQVFTTFWFPKTRTRSFRKHTSRKATQNPENNDKSEGTHRSSDSLEPNSTSTSGGTIQTSEPLVYKVQTRSRTALKNASRNATQTTGDNEEIGDIPQNPEPTPTNISGGTTAPGPEQESPSSLHNKVVGREDWRIPIMDYILEGKIPPNKWEARKLKALAARYCIIESALHKRSVSGPYLKCVHGLVAMKLMKEMHDGSCGNHSGGRALAIRIKRQGYFWPTIIADCEVYSSSCDKCQRHAPIIHQPAEKLSNISAPYPFMRWSMDIIGPLVPSGKGKKLLNLLVLTDYFTKWIEAEAFQQINRFEVEGFVWKNIVCRHGVPYEIVTDNGGQFISHDFKSFCDKWNIRLTFSSPRRPQGNGQAEAANKSVLANLKKRLGAQKELWSEKLPEVLWACRTTPRKATEETPFSLAYGMEAVVPAETTAGSLRRELCTSNPAANNQLLMDSLDLIEERRDQALLRIQNYQQAMARHYNSKVRPRQFAVGDLVLRKVFEGTKEPGAGKLGTNWEGPYRIIHIVRPGVYKLQKVRTGVPEIRSWNATNLKRYYH from the coding sequence ATGCAACGAAATATCCGAGGTCCCCCTAAGAACCTCACCGAAAAAGTTAGCATCGACGACTCAAATCCTGAGAAACAGGTGAGCATCGGATCCGAGCTACCTCTCGAAACCAAAAAGGAGCTCGTCGAATTCCTAAAACAGAATATCAAAACCTTTGCATGGACCACCAGCGACATGAAAGGCATAGATGCAAATGTCACCACTCATAAGCTCAATGTAGACCCTACTTTTAAACCGATCAAACAGAAACGTCGTAagctaggtctagaaaaagccCAAGCTGTCAACGACGAGGTCGATCGACTAACAAAGGCCGGGTCCATCCGAGAGGTACAATACCCCGATTGGCTAGCTAACCCAGTGGtagtaaaaaagaagaatgggAAATGGAGAATCTGTGTAGACTTCACCGATTTAAACAAAGCCTGTCCTAAGGACAGCTTCCCGTTACCTCATATCGATCGTTTGGTCGAAGCAACGGCTGGACACCAGCTCTTGTCCTTTATGGATGCCTTTTCAGGatataaccagattatgatggaTCCTGAGGATCAAGAGAAAACCGCATTCATAACTGAACGAGGAACCTATTGTTACAAGGTCATGCCGTTTGGTTTGAAAAACGCGGGAGCTACCTATCAAAGgttagtaaataaaatgttcgctggacaactcggaaaaaccatggaagtctacatcgacgacatgttagTCAAATCCTCAAAGGGGGAGGACCACATCTCCCATCTAAGAGAATGTTTCGAAATCCTCAACAAATACGACATGAAGCTAAACCCAGCTAAGTGTACCTTCGGAGTACCTTCCGGCGAATTCCTAGGTTACCTCGTAACCGAAAGAGGCATCGAAGCCAACCCGAAACAAATAGCGACATTCCTGGAAATGCCATCACCTAAAACGACCAGAGAGGTACAAAGATTGACCGGACGGATCGCAGCACTAAATCGATTCATCTCCAGGTCCACCGATAAATGCCTTCCATTCTATAAACTtctgaaaaataataagaagttCTTATGGGATGAAAAGTGCGAAGAAGCCTTCAAACAGCTGAAGGCTTACCTCTCGGAACCTCCGATACTATCCAAACCTGTAGTAGGAGAACCACTGTACCTGTACCTCGCCGTGTCGGCAGCTGCAGTCAGCGGAGtgctagtacgagaggaacaaaACGAACAGAGACCTGTCTATTATACTAGCAAAAGCTTAATAGACGCCGAGACGAGATATCCCACCATGGAAAAACTAGCCCTAGCAGTCGTGACAGCTGCCAGGAAGCTGCGACCTTATTTCCAATCGCACTCGATCATCGTAATGACCTCACAACCATTACGgacgattctgcatagcccTAGCCAATCCGGACGATTAGCAAAATGGGCTATAGAGCTCAGCGAGTACGACATCGAGTACAGACCCCGAGCAGCAGCAAAAGCTCAGGTCCTCGCCGATTTCGTTATTGAGCTAGCATCCGAACATCTAGACCAGGAAACAGAGGTTCCGAAATGGAGCCTATACGTGGACGGAGCCTCGTCAAGGCAAGGCTCCGGTGTCGGTTTAAGACTAACCTCCTCAGCCGGAGAAACCATCGAACAATCCTATAGACTTGGATTTAACGCTTCCAACAACGAGGCCGAGTACGAAGCACTAATCGCTGGATTAAAGCTCGCCCTGAGCCTCGGAATTCGGGAGCTAAACGCCTACAGCGACTCGCAGCTGGTAGCTAGCCAGTTTCACGGGGAATACGAAACAAGGGACGAAAGAATGGGGGCATACCTCGAGGTCGTCCTAAACCTCACAAAGCAGTTTGACAAGTTCGAGCTAACGAGGATCCCACGAGGGGAGAACTCCTCAGCAGACGCGCTCGCCGCATTAGCTTCCACATCCGACCCTCTCGTAAAACGAATTATACCCGTGGAAGGAATCGAGAAGCCAAGTATCGACATAGCTACCAAGGCTGAGATGGATAGCAAAccaaaggaaaaaatagaggatAACAGCCTCCCGACGGTAGCTACCCAAGTTTTCACGACATTCTGGTTCCCGAAAACTAGAACACGCAGCTTTAGAAAGCACACCTCCAGGAAAGCAACCCAGAACCCGGAAAACAACGACAAAAGTGAAGGTACTCACCGAAGTTCAGACTCCCTAGAGCCTAACTCTACGAGTACCTCCGGGGGCACCATCCAGACCTCGGAGCCACTTGTCTATAAAGTCCAAACAAGAAGCCGCACCGCTCTTAAAAACGCATCTAGGAACGCTACACAAACCACAGGGGATAACGAGGAAATTGGAGATATTCCTCAGAACCCAGAACCTACTCCAACGAATATCTCCGGGGGCACCACGGCACCAGGTCCCGAACAGGAATCTCCCTCCtctcttcacaacaaagttgtaGGGAGAGAAGACTGGAGAATACCGATCATGGATTACATCCTAGAGGGAAAAATTCCACCCAACAAGTGGGAGGCTCGAAAACTCAAAGCTTTAGCAGCAAGATACTGTATAATCGAGTCAGCCCTCCACAAACGAAGTGTCTCCGGACCTTACCTAAAATGCGTTCACGGCCTAGTAGCTATGAAACTCATGAAGGAAATGCACGACGGTTCCTGTGGAAACCATTCCGGAGGCAGAGCCTTAGCCATCCGAATAAAAAGACAAGGCTACTTCTGGCCTACCATTATCGCAGATTGTGAGGTCTACTCCTCATCGTGCgacaaatgccaaaggcatgcaccGATCATACACCAACCAGCGGAAAAGCTGTCTAACATATCAGCTCCCTACCCATTCATGAGGTGGTCTATGGACATTATAGGTCCATTAGTACCTTCAGGGAAAGGAAAGAAGTTACTAAACCTCCTGGTCCTAACCGACTACTTCACGAAATGGATTGAAGCTGAAGCTTTCCAACAAATAAACAGATTCGAGGTCGAAGGATTTGTTTGGAAAAACATCGTATGCAGGCATGGCGTCccatacgaaatcgtaaccgacaaTGGAGGACAGTTCATATCCCACGACTTCAAAAGTTTCTGCGATAAATGGAACATCCGCCTCACCTTCTCATCACCTCGGCGACCTCAAGGGAACGGACAGGCGGAGGCTGCCAACAAATCAGTTTTAGCAAACCTCAAGAAACGCCTAGGAGCCCAAAAGGAGCTTTGGTCGGAAAAACTACCCGAAGTACTATGGGCCTGCCGAACCACCCCACGAAAAGCTACAGAGGAAACTCCCTTCTCCTTAGCTTATGGGATGGAAGCTGTCGTCCCAGCAGAAACCACCGCAGGTAGCCTCAGACGGGAGCTCTGCACCTCAAATCCCGCAGCTAATAACCAGCTCCTGATGGATAGCCTCGACTTGATCGAGGAAAGACGAGACCAAGCCTTGCTTCGCATTCAAAATTATCAGCAAGCAATGGCACGACACTACAATTCCAAAGTAAGGCCCCGACAGTTCGCCGTAGGGGACCTAGTGCTTAGGAAAGTGTTCGAAGGAACAAAGGAACCGGGAGCTGGAAAGTTAGGaaccaactgggaaggaccctaccgAATTATCCACATAGTACGACCCGGAGTTTACAAACTCCAGAAGGTACGAACCGGGGTACCTGAAATCCGATCGTGGAATGCCACGAACCTCAAAAGATACTATCATTAG
- the LOC106407591 gene encoding uncharacterized protein LOC106407591 isoform X1, with protein sequence MTLRPSFRSRGNPSKAASASRGSDRNQGGSFLISMKEVLDDGGSKPVVETTPTEVVAQDAAPLPEVQVPEADYQAPKGTSEVEPSRHKRPRTDQGGAPTRSSSSSSRGGTVGWSFTHSKPGSILDDSWGLAAIMRHLKSVGCPLPALKDLTNRDEYLDIAHCMGQLAGAVNRAQLRFENALCAAPNAGELAEVTEMVKAAKADLDQARVRISELEAEVTRLGSKADAQQGEIESQKLDIQVKSRRINDLEAARKIAEHQVRELIASSQDSQKNKEAEVKLAVREGKKEVAEAYGKILVCVKEKFARKKDEVNALVYAQELQANADLLKDMLNNKIQSVEEEYNQLVALLPEATTAYEKAQVSDFSVSKLPLPQISESSAPVEAAIGGDGNVVDEGVPAGAGDPIQEEKED encoded by the exons ATGACTCTGCGACCATCATTCCGTTCTAGGGGTAACCCCTCTAAAGCTGCCAGTGCTTCTCGTGGAAGCGACAGGAACCAAGGAGGATCGTTCCTTATCTCAATGAAGGAAGTTTTGGACGACGGAGGATCCAAACCTGTTGTCGAGACTACTCCAACTGAGGTTGTAGCTCAGGATGCTGCTCCTCTCCCTGAGGTCCAGGTGCCGGAGGCTGACTACCAGGCTCCGAAGGGTACCTCTGAGGTCGAGCCGTCGAGACACAAGAGGCCCAGGACCGATCAGGGCGGAGCTCCCACccgttcttcttcctcgtcctctagaGGAGGGACTGTTGGGTGGAGCTTTACCCATTCGAAGCCTGGGTCGATCCTGGACGACTCTTGGGGCCTAGCTGCGATAATGAGGCACCTGAAGAGCGTGGGATGTCCCCTTCCAGCGCTCAAGGACCTGACTAACCGAGATGAGTATCTCGATATTGCCCACTGTATGGGTCAG TTGGCTGGGGCTGTTAACAGGGCCCAGCTCAGGTTTGAGAATGCTCTGTGTGCTGCCCCCAATGCTGGTGAACTTGCTGAGGTTACCGAGATGGTTAAGGCAGCCAAAGCCGATCTTGACCAAGCCCGGGTTCGAATTTCTGAACTCGAAGCCGAAGTGACGAGGCTAGGCTCGAAGGCCGATGCTCAGCAAGGAGAGATCGAGAGTCAAAAGCTCGATATCCAGGTGAAGAGCAGGAGGATCAATGATTTGGAGGCTGCTCGAAAGATAGCTGAGCATCAAGTACGTGAGCTCATTGCCTCATCCCAGGATAGCCAGAAGAACAAGGAAGCTGAAGTCAAGCTGGCTGTCAGGGAAGGGAAGAAAGAAGTCGCCGAAGCTTACGGCAAGATCCTGGTCTGTGTTAAGGAGAAGTTTGCTAGGAAGAAAGATGAGGTCAACGCCTTGGTGTACGCTCAGGAGCTCCAAGCTAATGCCGACCTCTTGAAGGATATGCTGAACAACAAGATCCAAAGCGTTGAAGAGGAGTACAACCAATTGGTGGCCTTATTACCAGAAGCGACAACTGCGTATGAGAAGGCTCAAGTCTCTGACTTCTCGGTCAGCAAGCTTCCTCTTCCCCAGATCTCGGAGAGTTCAG CTCCAGTCGAGGCAGCAATAGGAGGTGATGGCAATGTGGTCGATGAGGGAGTTCCTGCCGGTGCTGGTGATCCGATTcaggaagagaaggaagattga